The following are encoded in a window of Salegentibacter mishustinae genomic DNA:
- a CDS encoding CAP domain-containing protein has translation MRKSTLRFIMLLLLAVSTVSCAKESIEEEVNSYNHTAKEKVNFDYSAIETEILTLVNEHRKSLDLAPLAPIAEISVEAESHNYYMLEVGEVSHDNFGVRYENLVKTVGAKAVSENVGYGYRTADAVVKAWLNSKGHKENIEGNHSHFGVSVLDDENGRNYFTNIFIRK, from the coding sequence ATGAGAAAAAGTACACTAAGGTTTATAATGCTTCTTTTGCTTGCTGTTTCAACGGTTTCTTGTGCAAAGGAAAGCATCGAAGAAGAAGTAAATTCCTACAATCATACTGCTAAAGAAAAAGTTAATTTCGATTATTCTGCAATTGAGACTGAAATTCTAACTTTGGTAAATGAACATAGAAAAAGTTTAGATCTTGCACCTCTTGCACCTATAGCTGAAATTTCAGTTGAAGCAGAATCTCATAATTATTATATGCTTGAAGTAGGGGAAGTGAGCCACGATAATTTTGGAGTTCGTTATGAAAATTTAGTAAAAACTGTAGGAGCCAAAGCTGTTAGTGAAAATGTAGGTTATGGATACCGCACTGCTGATGCTGTGGTGAAGGCCTGGTTAAACAGTAAAGGTCATAAAGAAAACATTGAAGGAAATCATTCCCACTTTGGAGTATCTGTGTTAGACGATGAAAATGGACGTAATTATTTCACCAATATCTTTATAAGAAAGTAA
- a CDS encoding ribonuclease Z, translating into MKLNILGCYAATPRSFTNPTSQVLEMKNELFLIDCGEGTQVQLRRNKIKFNKIKHIFISHLHGDHCYGLVGLISTFRLLNRENELHVYGPKGIKEIITLQLKLSNSWTNYPLYFHELESKEPQVIYEDEKLSVETIPLIHRIYTNGFLFKEKPGDRKLLIDKAVSYNIDVSLFKSIKKGKDVTSESGELIPNHLVTADPEPTKSYAYCSDTAFNQKMIPQISGATVLYHESTFLEDKAQLAFPTKHSTAKEAALIAKEAGVKQLILGHYSTRYANINLFREEAATIFPEVDLADDGKVFIFE; encoded by the coding sequence CCCGCGTAGTTTTACCAATCCTACTTCCCAGGTGCTGGAAATGAAAAACGAATTGTTTTTGATAGATTGCGGTGAAGGAACCCAGGTACAACTAAGACGAAACAAAATAAAGTTTAATAAGATAAAACATATCTTTATTTCCCACCTGCACGGGGACCACTGTTACGGTCTTGTAGGTCTTATTTCAACTTTTAGGCTTTTAAATAGGGAAAACGAGTTGCATGTTTATGGCCCAAAAGGAATAAAGGAGATTATTACGCTTCAGTTAAAATTATCTAATTCCTGGACCAATTACCCACTTTACTTTCATGAACTTGAGAGTAAGGAACCGCAGGTTATTTATGAAGATGAAAAACTTAGTGTAGAAACTATTCCCCTGATACATAGAATTTATACCAACGGATTTCTCTTTAAAGAAAAGCCGGGAGATCGCAAATTACTTATAGATAAAGCCGTTAGCTATAATATTGACGTTTCTTTATTTAAAAGTATAAAAAAAGGAAAGGACGTCACCTCAGAATCTGGAGAGCTAATTCCCAACCATCTTGTTACTGCAGATCCCGAGCCAACCAAGAGCTATGCTTATTGCAGTGATACTGCTTTTAACCAAAAGATGATTCCACAAATTAGTGGTGCTACGGTTTTATACCATGAATCTACTTTTCTTGAGGACAAAGCTCAATTAGCCTTTCCAACCAAACACAGTACAGCTAAAGAAGCTGCGCTAATTGCCAAAGAAGCCGGAGTGAAGCAACTTATTCTAGGCCATTATTCTACCCGATATGCTAATATTAATTTATTTAGAGAAGAAGCCGCAACTATATTTCCGGAGGTTGATTTAGCCGATGACGGGAAGGTTTTTATCTTTGAATAA